A window of Equus przewalskii isolate Varuska chromosome 6, EquPr2, whole genome shotgun sequence genomic DNA:
GAGTACAGGTGGGATAACAATATAGAGGTTGGCAAACATGATGTGGAAAGTGCAGGAGACATTGTGTCCAAAGCAATGGGCAAGGATGGAGAAAAAAGCAGGTGTATAAAATGTGAGGATGACACATACATGGGAACCACAGGTGCCAAGGGCCTTCTGGTGGGCCTCTCTGGAGGGAAGGCGAAAGACAGCACAGAGGATGAGAGTGTAAGAAACAGCAATGAGAATCACATCTGAGATGACCATCATGATGGGAACACAAAAGCCATACCAGATGTTGATGGAGATATTGGCACAGGCCAGCCGGGCAACGCCTATGTGTTCACAGTATGTGTGGGGTATGATGCGTGTCCTGCAGAAAGGCAGACGTGTGAGCAAGAATACATCTGGCAGCACAATGCAGAAGCTTCGAAAGGAGATGCCCGTAACAATCTTGATGATGGTCTTGGGGGTCAAGATAGTGGTATATCTCAAGGGAGAACAAATAGCCACGTAGCGGTCAAATGCCATAGTCATCAGGATGGCTGAATCCAAGACAAAACTATAATGGTGGAAGAACATTTGTGTAAGGCACCCTGGGAATATGATTTCTTGAGCCCCAAACCAAAATATGCTGAGTGTTTTAGGAACACAGGCCGTGGACAAGATGAGGTCCGTCATGGCCAGCACTGACAGAAAGAAGAACATAGGTTCATGAAGGCTACGCTCCACCATGATGAGAAGAAGGATACAGTTTCCCACAATGGCCACAATATAGATGGTACAGAAGGGAATCCCAATCCACACGTGGGCTTGCTCCAGGCCTGGCATCCCCACCAGAATGAAGGTTGCTGGGTTGTAATTGCTCACGTTGAAAATGATCATGGCAGACTAGAATGGCACAAGTTCCGGATCCTGAGGACAGAGGGTGATAAAGGATATTTAGGGTCACTTGAGTTACTCACTTAAAACTACTCATCATTACTGAATCCTAAAGATAAGGTGACTATCTAATTTATCTTCCAAACTATGACACCTTTGAAGTGAAAAAAGATTGGTATTGTAATGATAGCAGGTAACATGCATAAACCAGGATTGCCTCAGATATAATGGGATTTATACTCATTCTACCTAAAGAGAATATCTTCTTCCTTCTGGCTGCCTCTGCTGATTTACACAACTTTTCCACGAAGCCTTTCTCACTGGCTAAAATCATTCTTTTCATTATACTGTTTGCCCCTGATACAAGTTAAATTGCGAGGCATATTTTTCAATAGGTTGGTGGATTATAGTTTATATGGCATTATGGACATTATTGGTTAATATATACTTTCTGTGTCATTGTGGAATGTCATCTCTGTCCCACAGTAATTACCCACTCTTTTCAAGACTACCTGATGACTGTGGCTCTTCGATTTGTGAGGTCAACACCCCTTTATTGCATTCCAGACATCTAATTCGGTTCAACAAACACAAGCTGAGTTCCTTCACTATGCTGGATAACACATGTAACTTAAATTTAAACTAGAAAAGTTTCTTATAGCTGAGGCTCAGGAGCTGTTGCTCCTCCAAAAATTAGTCATTTTCCAGCACACTGTGCACTGTACAGCTGTATAATATCTTAATACTTTGGACTTAATAACACTATTAGTCAAATTTTCTATCCAAAAAAAGTATTCTTTCCTTGTGAACACATATTCTATTAGACACATAGACTCCAGGACACATACTCTCTTAGATAGACACACTTAAGATTTACAATCTCAAACATACTCTGATCTATACTtagattttctcatatattttaccATCACGTATTTACCCACACATAATCTTGCACAAACATAAACTCTCCCTTccactgtctctctctcacacacacctgcacacacgtatgtacacataaacacacatatgcacataccaCACAAACACAACGACAAAATATTTCATGATTAGATTTTGGCACAGCCATTTGTTTTGTAAATTCCCAAAATCTTTACTTGAGGTGTTGCTTTTTAAAGACTAGGTTCACATACCTTCTTCCGTCTCCAGTGATGTGTTTGCATAGAAAGCGATTAATAATCTACAGATAACCAACCACACAGCAAGGAGAAGGGCTCCCAGGGTCAGCTTGTGATGGGGAGAACAGTGAAGGGAAGCTGGTGATGGCCATCCACCTCAGACTCCTGAATAGACAAGGTCTAAACTCATGTTCAAACTTATCCCTACCCCACTTTTTATCTCATTCTCAGGTCCAATTCACAATACCTTTCATCTCCCAGACCAATGCTTAATTCCTCCACTCTCCTGTTTATGGCAAAAGAGAAACAGGatgctctcttctttcctttctgaactTCCCATTCctataaataaaaacacttcctTGTAGAAACTCAAACCATCCTCATTAGTTTCTCCATAAttcatattttctagtttctgggAACACAGTCCAGAGCTCAGACAACGGACCACAGTTCAGTCCCCCATCTGCTGTGTATGCATGTTCTCCAGCTTACTCATTTTCATCTTGGTTCTCTTACCCACTGGGGGCCTAGAACTCACCTATTGCCAACACTGGAGATCTGGCTAGGTTGTTCAGCTTTCACGTTGAAAATCTCTCTTCTGTGCTGCTCACAAACTCAAGCAACATATGACATCAGGACCCTGAAACCATATACTTTGAAAAACAGCTCTTTCAGCTTGTCTGAAGTCATCCTTTATACATATGTGAGAAAAATCTcccctagttgtatattttcatgtagTGAACACAACAGATGTTCATAGAGTCATCCCAAAGTATTTATAAACACGCACATGGGCACACAGAGAGAACGTTAACTCTGAGGCCTGTCATTCTACAGTCGGACAAATCTACAATATGGGATGATCTGCAAAACAGctttgtcttttcaacaagtCAGCGCCACTGAAAAAGGGAAGGGCgcataaatgaggaaaatactttgcttgataaaaataaatttaaaataatgaataatcaaatataatttttgatcTGATTCTGCTtaaacaaactaggaatagaagataATCTATAATTGGGGAAATTTAAATGTGAATTACATATTAGATGATAGACAGTAAttagtattaattttattaaatgtgatTATGATAGgtacaaacatacacacagatgttCACAGTACCTTACTAAAATATGGGCACTGAGTTTATGCTGTGGAGCCAGAAAGCTAGGCAACTTAATCCTAGTTCCATAATTGGTTAGCTGTGTGAAGTTGGGCAGGCTTACCTGAACTGTCTGATTCTTAGGTTCCTTATTTTGAACAGGGCCTAATATCTCTAATTCTTAGTCATTATTAGGACAGAATAAGACATGACCCTAAAACCACTCTTTAATGCAGTGCCTTGCAACATAATAAGCACATAATAAGTTTTACTACTTTTTATTAGGTTATATTTTATATCATCAGTATGATCACTAGCAGTCAAATCACACAgtgaagaagagaacagaaatagaTGCATAAAAGCTAACAAATGCACCCTAGGCATACACACATAACCACACACTCAAACTCACTCTTTAGGTTAGGGTTATGTCTAACACAAACTGTCACATATCTAACACAGAAATTACCTGAACAACACTTACCATAGCCATCCTTAACCCAGTTGTATCATTGCCCACCTGTTCTAATTTTTTGGCGCCCATTTGATGGAGCGTATATCAAGTACCGGAGACTGTGACCTCGGCTTATAAGTGGGAGTGATCAGGAAAGAAAGTTATAGTGCTCAGTCCATGGCTCCTAGAAAATGGAGTCCTGAGCTTTTTATtcactccctctttctctgccaaTCCCGGTCCCAACCACATCCCTTCAAACAGCCAGCACTCACCTAATCTTCGAGATTGGgccaaagggaaagaagagagattatGCTGACAGACACACAGAAATCTGCAAGGGGACAGACTcgccaaagaaagaaagaagtggaggGGAAAGGATGGGACTGATGGACAGGTCAATTCCGTGCTCATTAATTTTTTGTGGTCATTGCTCAAAGTGAGGAAGAGGGAGATAGGGCCTGAGGGACCCTGACgccttctcttctcactctcaAGGGAAGAGTATAAAGAAGTTCATATTAACCCTGCTCATGCCTGCGAGTTAACGATGCCTCtggatgcatttttattttttgcattttcatgaAAGCTAATGTGTCTGTGgatgtatggctgtgtgtgtgtgtgcgtgtggctCTGTGCTTATTCCTATCAAGTCAGCTAAGTTTCAAGCTCATGTCCTTGCTTACGAGATAAAGGACTCTGCACAAGGTACTTAATATTTATAGAAAGGTGATAAGATAGTCCAGACCTCTCAAGACTATGCATAAGAAATGACAAGTGGGACAGTGCTTGTGAAAATGCTTAACACATGGTGGGCTCACAGTGCACCTGTTAAAATGATTACACGGCCCCCTTCAAGATAGTCTACTGCCTTGCAGAGTGGGGCCCCAGGATCTGCATTCGTAGCTCTACAATGGATTTTTGTGCCTTTCTGTTTCCCTTAGAGGACCAGTGTATATGTAGATGaacagaaaaactggaaagcaaGAAAGTTAGTTGGAACTGTCTCTATTGGGGCAGAAATGGAACAAATCATGGGCGCTATTTCCTGTGAAGGACTGCATGAGGATGTTCCTGTTGGGCACCAAATGGCTGCCTCTTTGGAACGTCTTTCGCTAAATATCTGCTTTAAATTCAGAGCCATCGTGTCTCAAACTGCATCCACCACCCACCCAAACCTGCTGTCTCAGTGCTCCTAAGCTCAGCAAATGTCACCTCACTACTCACATGagcttttttaaacaaattctatTGCTGTTCCCTCTCAAATATCTCCCCAATCCATTTTCTTCCCTGTCTCCATTGTCCAGAAACCAATATCTCTTACTTAAATTTCTCTAATAGCCTTTAAAGGACCATCTTATTTCCACTTTTGTCTCTCTCAGTACATTTTCCACACAGAAAACAGATTGCTTTTTCTAAAGTGTGCGTCTGATTATGTTGTTCCTTAGTTTAAATCTCATTTTGTTCTCATCTCAGAGTCATGGCACTtgttatttcctctatttttatttatctttgtttaaatCTTTGGGTGGTtggcacatttttattattttggactCAATGCAAATTGaaaatttattagaaatttttcattggtgaaaactatataaaaattaataaaatacattcttGTGGGAAGACTGTTAGATCTGCCTGTTGGTACTATCAGGAGTTCTGCAGGCCCAGATCTCAATTTATACTTAAGAGGTTCTAATCCCACAAATCTAACAGCCATGTCAATTTCCCTGGTGTAATAAATCCAGTCTCTCCGTCTATATGTCTGTGAAGATATTCAACAATAACTCTGAATAGTGGACTCCAAAATTTCTAATTCGTTTGCCTCTGCCTCATCCACAGGGATGTTTCCTTCTCATTGAACCCAGAGTACAAATAATTCTGTTTTCAGTAGCGATCTTTTTACACCCCACACCACTAAACTACTGAAAATATCAGTCAAATGCACAACAGTGTTTTGTTTGATGTACTATAAGTCAAGTTTTCTTGGGCCAGGATTTTTATAGGAAGAGTAGATATGTTTAAGCCATGAAAATGCCCAAGTCTTACCTTTGGTATACTCTCTCCGCTTGTGGAGACATCTGTCTGTCTTTGACTGTTCATTGTGTGGAAAACAACTGGTGATAGGTAAGATGCATGAGTTATATATGAACTTGTGGTCATACATAAGGTTATATAGAACTTAGAGTTGAACGTTGCCATAACCTGCGCTAATAAAAAAGTTTTCTAGTAAATCAGTTAATGATTTTCCAGTGGACTAAAATAGAAACATTCTCTCGTGCCTCTGGCCTCTTTATTCATAATTCAAACCTTAAAAATTGAACTATACCCACCACTTTCCACTCCCACttaaataacagcaacaaatCAATTATTATTTTACACATAAATGATATGGTTCTATTAGTATTATCCAAGAGTGGTTCCTTAATAGACAGCTGGCCTTGCTATCTAGTATTGTCATAGGAGTACAAATCAAATATTTCAAACTGGAAGTTCCCACAATTTAATTACTACTACATATGTGGCAAATTGTGTAACTTGAAATCATGTTGCTCTTTCATAAATAATTAAGTGGAAATTTTCTTatgcttgttttaaaattttgttgctgttaattttgaaatttttgaggaactgagaaactgttttccatagagacTGCATCATTTTACAATCCTACTCATAATGTATcaagattccaatttctccatgttctcatcaatacttgttatttcccatttaaaacaaaaattacagctatgctagtgggtgtgaaacacagcaacaaaaagagattgaaaagttACTTCCCTTCACTCTCATTCCTAACCAAATTCAAGCTGAGGTCCGGATTCCAAAGGGAATAGCATATATGCAggtccagaaggaaaagagaacataGGTTGCTTGAAAAACCAAAAGAAGTGCAGGGTAATTGTAACATAAAGAGCATGTAAAGGAAtgagtgagaggagaggggaaagttGAGTCAGTGGACACCAAGTGATAACTGATTAGATCCAATCTTGCCATAAAAGGCTTTGAAGTTATGTTAAGGTATTTGAGTTTTATTCCAGGCG
This region includes:
- the LOC103553569 gene encoding olfactory receptor 52H1-like, which gives rise to MIIFNVSNYNPATFILVGMPGLEQAHVWIGIPFCTIYIVAIVGNCILLLIMVERSLHEPMFFFLSVLAMTDLILSTACVPKTLSIFWFGAQEIIFPGCLTQMFFHHYSFVLDSAILMTMAFDRYVAICSPLRYTTILTPKTIIKIVTGISFRSFCIVLPDVFLLTRLPFCRTRIIPHTYCEHIGVARLACANISINIWYGFCVPIMMVISDVILIAVSYTLILCAVFRLPSREAHQKALGTCGSHVCVILTFYTPAFFSILAHCFGHNVSCTFHIMFANLYIVIPPVLNPIVYGVKTKQIRDKVIDLFSTKGTE